The following proteins are encoded in a genomic region of Mahella australiensis 50-1 BON:
- a CDS encoding DRTGG domain-containing protein, protein MTVGQLAEKMNMNVIAGANALNKEIKGCYCCDLLSWVMAHAQPGNAWVTVQTHANVVAVAILADISCIIIPEAIAVDKDTIARADEHNIPILGSSLSTYAIAGRLHDLGV, encoded by the coding sequence GTGACTGTAGGACAATTGGCTGAAAAAATGAATATGAATGTAATAGCAGGTGCCAATGCTTTGAATAAAGAAATAAAAGGCTGTTATTGCTGTGATTTGTTAAGCTGGGTTATGGCACATGCCCAACCGGGCAATGCATGGGTAACGGTGCAAACCCATGCTAATGTGGTGGCAGTGGCTATACTGGCTGATATATCGTGTATAATAATACCTGAAGCTATAGCCGTGGATAAAGATACCATAGCCAGGGCTGATGAACACAACATACCTATATTGGGCAGTTCTTTAAGCACATATGCTATAGCTGGCAGACTCCATGACTTAGGCGTATAA
- a CDS encoding ATP-binding protein, translating to MANIKYAYDIKSRDFMAAGDASAHIKSVLKKLGLNADIIRRAAVAAYEAEMNMTIHSLGGIMMIEITSEYIDIMAEDRGPGIADVELAMQEGFSTASDEVREMGFGAGMGLPNMKKCSDEFDIRSDIDVGTRVFMRIYTKGA from the coding sequence ATGGCGAACATAAAATACGCCTATGATATAAAAAGCCGCGATTTCATGGCGGCCGGCGACGCATCGGCTCATATAAAATCGGTGCTAAAAAAGCTTGGCTTAAATGCTGATATAATACGCCGAGCAGCGGTGGCCGCTTATGAAGCCGAGATGAATATGACGATACATTCGCTTGGCGGCATCATGATGATAGAGATAACATCGGAATACATTGATATAATGGCAGAAGATCGCGGGCCCGGTATCGCCGACGTGGAGTTAGCCATGCAGGAGGGGTTCTCCACGGCGTCTGATGAAGTAAGAGAAATGGGCTTTGGAGCAGGTATGGGATTGCCGAACATGAAAAAATGCAGCGATGAATTTGATATACGCTCCGATATAGATGTAGGTACAAGGGTCTTTATGAGGATATATACCAAGGGGGCTTAA
- the menA gene encoding 1,4-dihydroxy-2-naphthoate octaprenyltransferase codes for MIGNIMRLARTPFLGASAVSVMVGSAAAWYYTGRFSWLYFILTEIGVLSLHVASNMANDHYDYLSGADPLGEVKPFSGGSQVLQHKQMTIEQSRMLFAAFFILGLVMAIYFAVVVGIWALVLGLFGAIIGYAYTLPPASISYKGWGELLIGLAFGPLSVLGSYYVQSGGLSWTPIYASLPMALLITAVLFINEYPDYEQDKAAAKNNLLVHLGKERGLPLYYILMLLPYTIIIAFIARGILPAGALLTMFTVPLAAKAVITAHRYWYDDEKLMPANASTILCHLSLSALLAIGFIV; via the coding sequence ATGATAGGGAATATAATGCGTTTGGCCAGAACTCCATTTTTGGGAGCATCGGCCGTATCGGTCATGGTGGGATCGGCAGCGGCTTGGTATTATACAGGCAGATTCTCATGGTTGTATTTCATATTAACCGAGATAGGGGTTTTATCGTTGCATGTGGCTTCTAATATGGCCAATGATCATTATGATTATTTGAGCGGTGCCGACCCTTTAGGTGAGGTGAAGCCCTTTAGTGGAGGGAGCCAGGTATTGCAGCATAAACAGATGACTATCGAACAAAGCCGTATGTTATTTGCGGCTTTTTTTATATTGGGTTTAGTGATGGCTATATATTTCGCCGTAGTGGTCGGCATATGGGCTTTAGTATTGGGCTTATTTGGCGCAATTATAGGTTATGCGTATACGCTGCCCCCTGCTAGCATTTCGTATAAGGGATGGGGTGAATTGCTTATAGGATTAGCTTTTGGCCCTTTATCAGTATTGGGTTCATATTATGTTCAGAGCGGAGGCTTAAGTTGGACACCGATTTATGCTTCATTGCCGATGGCTTTGCTCATAACAGCGGTATTGTTTATAAACGAGTATCCTGATTATGAGCAGGATAAAGCTGCTGCTAAAAACAATTTGTTGGTTCATCTTGGCAAAGAGAGGGGTTTACCACTCTATTATATATTGATGCTATTGCCATATACCATTATAATCGCATTTATAGCACGAGGCATATTGCCGGCGGGAGCCTTGTTGACCATGTTTACGGTGCCATTAGCTGCAAAAGCTGTAATCACGGCTCATAGGTATTGGTACGATGATGAAAAGCTTATGCCGGCCAATGCATCGACCATATTATGCCATTTATCATTATCCGCATTGTTGGCCATAGGATTTATAGTATAA
- a CDS encoding SPOR domain-containing protein, translating into MRYSRLKRNKNGKRYIVVTIAIIVVAAIIYFATAGIAGKAIGEFIASRTVADDAPVSVQTPPEPQQTDTPAPPAKKVQATIKMPPITVYAVQLGAFSDSANAKQFADNIKGQGYAGYIIHDKNAYKVMASAYNAAEIADKAKSNFKAKNIDSQIYSFQIKAANITVNASKDNVSLIQQCFTDIEKWFETLGTWSKALDEGALKGDDVAKAIDGDKAAIKDRYDRLHKLADSNKDNAAFVGLDQLYGIMIRQRDAISKASTKASTNAVQLSFNIRYAYIEALDKYRQYREKG; encoded by the coding sequence GTGAGATACTCGCGATTAAAACGCAATAAAAACGGTAAGAGATATATTGTAGTTACTATAGCGATCATCGTAGTAGCTGCGATAATATATTTTGCTACAGCCGGTATAGCCGGGAAGGCGATAGGTGAATTTATAGCCAGCCGCACGGTGGCGGACGATGCTCCGGTAAGCGTGCAAACGCCGCCCGAACCTCAACAAACAGATACTCCCGCGCCACCGGCTAAAAAGGTACAGGCTACTATAAAGATGCCGCCTATAACGGTATATGCTGTGCAGCTAGGAGCATTTTCCGATAGCGCCAATGCAAAACAGTTTGCCGATAATATAAAAGGTCAAGGATATGCCGGATACATAATACATGACAAGAATGCATATAAGGTTATGGCATCAGCCTATAATGCCGCTGAAATTGCAGACAAGGCAAAATCGAACTTTAAGGCTAAAAATATAGATAGTCAGATATATAGCTTTCAAATCAAGGCTGCTAATATAACCGTAAATGCTTCTAAAGATAATGTTTCATTGATACAGCAGTGTTTCACCGATATTGAGAAATGGTTTGAAACGCTCGGCACTTGGTCGAAGGCATTGGATGAAGGCGCATTAAAGGGCGATGATGTGGCAAAGGCTATCGACGGAGATAAGGCCGCTATAAAAGATAGATATGACAGGTTGCATAAGCTAGCGGATAGCAATAAAGATAATGCGGCTTTCGTGGGCTTGGATCAATTATACGGCATTATGATACGCCAACGAGATGCTATATCCAAAGCTTCTACCAAAGCTTCTACCAACGCCGTTCAGTTATCTTTTAATATAAGATATGCTTATATAGAAGCTCTGGATAAATATAGACAATATCGCGAGAAAGGATAA
- a CDS encoding (2Fe-2S) ferredoxin domain-containing protein, whose product MITLEELDKIREKAQEKMSLRQSQNATRVVVGMATCGIAAGARPVMLKFMEEIQKRGLTDVIVSQTGCVGVCRLEPIVDVYRPNEDKVTYVKMTPEKVSRVVAEHIVNGHPVTEYTIGYTEGQSQN is encoded by the coding sequence ATGATAACTTTAGAAGAATTAGATAAAATAAGGGAAAAAGCGCAGGAGAAAATGAGCTTGCGTCAAAGCCAAAATGCTACACGAGTAGTGGTTGGTATGGCTACATGTGGAATAGCGGCGGGTGCGCGACCGGTTATGTTGAAGTTTATGGAAGAGATACAAAAGAGAGGTTTAACGGATGTAATAGTATCTCAAACTGGTTGTGTAGGTGTATGCCGATTAGAGCCTATAGTAGACGTGTACAGGCCAAATGAAGATAAGGTCACGTATGTTAAGATGACCCCGGAGAAGGTATCAAGAGTAGTAGCCGAGCATATTGTAAATGGACATCCGGTAACCGAGTATACCATAGGCTACACAGAGGGGCAAAGTCAGAATTAG
- the hemL gene encoding glutamate-1-semialdehyde 2,1-aminomutase — MNYDKSKALFQKAKQLMPGGVNSPVRAFRSIGMDPPFICRGNGARIYDEDGHEYIDYVCSWGPLILGHAYPAVVESIQQQAALGTSFGAVTRLEVDMTEMITQAVPSVEMIRMVNSGTEATMSAIRLARGYTGRDKVIKFVGCYHGHADALLIKAGSGAMTFGVPDSEGVSPAITSDTIVTAYNDAEALDHVFEQWGRDIAAVIFEPVAGNMGTVPPQMDFLREIEYLCGKYGSLMICDEVMTGFRVHYGGAQRLYGIKPDITTFGKIIGGGLPVGAYGGKKEIMRYVAPDGPVYQAGTLSGNPLAMAAGLTTLKILRDNPVIYQELERRSGLLESGIKRCVRLAGIPICVNRVGSMICLFFTDIDVKDYDTALTSNTRRYADYFKHMLEKGIYLPPSQFETFFVSAAHSDEDIQYTIEAISKAFNHLAD, encoded by the coding sequence GTGAATTATGATAAATCGAAAGCATTGTTTCAAAAAGCCAAACAGCTCATGCCGGGTGGCGTGAACAGCCCGGTTAGGGCATTTAGATCGATAGGCATGGATCCGCCATTTATATGTCGCGGCAACGGTGCCAGAATATACGACGAGGATGGGCATGAATATATAGATTACGTGTGTTCCTGGGGACCGCTTATACTGGGACATGCCTATCCGGCAGTAGTAGAAAGCATACAACAGCAGGCCGCCTTGGGTACCAGTTTCGGCGCGGTTACGCGCCTGGAAGTCGATATGACTGAGATGATAACGCAGGCCGTGCCATCGGTGGAAATGATCCGCATGGTCAATTCAGGCACCGAAGCTACTATGAGCGCCATAAGGCTGGCTAGAGGTTATACAGGCCGCGATAAGGTGATCAAATTTGTCGGATGTTATCATGGCCATGCCGATGCATTGCTGATAAAAGCAGGATCAGGGGCTATGACATTTGGCGTACCGGATAGCGAAGGCGTATCGCCAGCCATAACTTCAGATACCATAGTAACGGCATATAACGATGCGGAGGCGCTGGATCATGTGTTCGAACAATGGGGGCGAGATATCGCAGCCGTTATATTCGAGCCTGTTGCGGGCAATATGGGCACTGTACCGCCACAAATGGACTTCCTGCGGGAAATAGAATACCTGTGCGGGAAATACGGCTCGCTTATGATATGCGATGAGGTAATGACAGGCTTTCGCGTGCATTACGGTGGCGCACAGCGTTTATATGGCATAAAACCGGATATCACTACCTTCGGGAAAATTATAGGAGGGGGTCTGCCAGTAGGCGCCTATGGCGGGAAGAAAGAAATAATGCGGTATGTGGCCCCTGATGGGCCGGTATATCAAGCGGGTACATTATCGGGCAATCCCTTAGCTATGGCAGCAGGTTTAACCACCTTAAAGATACTCAGAGATAACCCTGTTATATATCAGGAGTTGGAAAGGCGGTCGGGCTTGCTGGAAAGCGGTATTAAACGATGCGTTCGCTTAGCGGGCATTCCCATATGTGTTAACAGGGTGGGTTCAATGATATGTTTGTTTTTTACCGACATAGATGTAAAGGATTATGATACCGCTCTTACCTCTAATACCAGGCGTTATGCGGATTATTTCAAACATATGCTCGAGAAAGGTATATATCTACCGCCATCGCAATTCGAAACCTTTTTTGTATCGGCGGCTCACAGCGACGAGGACATACAATATACCATCGAAGCAATTAGCAAAGCTTTCAACCATTTGGCTGATTAG
- a CDS encoding heavy metal translocating P-type ATPase has translation MDKKISLRISGMSCAACAAAIEKSLSRVQGVKEASVNFAAEKAMVVYDPEQATTDDLIKAVRDAGYDVIMDKVQLRLKGMSCAACAAAIEKALNRLDGVYDASVNFAAEKATVEYDSSMVSVRDMIKAVEDVGYEAERADEVSSDREQAEREKEIRGRKRMLILSVILSAPLVLNMILEAFNIHVPLFMNPWFQFILATPVQFIVGATYYKGAYHALKGRSANMDVLVAMGTTVAYVYSIFTGFFIGGDMYFEASAVIITLITLGKLLEALAKGRTSEAIKKLIGLQAKTARVIRDGQEMDIPVEDVEVGDVIVVRPGEKVPVDGVIIEGNSSLDESMLTGESMPVDKKAGDEVIGATINKYGTFKFRATKVGRDTVLAQIIKMVEEAQGSKAPIQRLADQISGIFVPTVLVIAIVTFVLWLIFGDGTLATALIPAISVLIIACPCALGLATPTSIMVGTGKGAENGILIKGGEHLERAHNINAVILDKTGTITKGQPEVTDVLPLNGRDDDLLRIAAIAEKASEHPLGVAILEKAKELGMDLPDAERFEAIPGYGVEAVIDGKTYYVGNRKLMREKNIDIQNAEDELISLEEEGKTAMLVATDQKLLGIVAVADTVKEHSKEAIEELQKMSIDVYMITGDNERTAKAIARQVGISNVMAEVLPEHKAEQVLKLKEQGKFVAMVGDGINDAPALAAADVGIAIGTGTDVAMEAADITLIRGDLRGIPVAIKLSRATMRNIKQNLFWAFIYNTIGIPFAAFGLLSPIIAGAAMAFSSVSVVTNALRLRRFKAEY, from the coding sequence ATGGATAAAAAGATAAGCTTGAGAATTTCGGGCATGAGTTGCGCAGCTTGTGCCGCGGCTATAGAGAAGAGCCTTTCACGAGTACAAGGTGTGAAAGAGGCTAGCGTGAATTTTGCTGCCGAAAAGGCCATGGTAGTGTACGATCCCGAGCAAGCAACGACAGACGACCTCATAAAAGCTGTACGAGATGCTGGCTACGACGTTATCATGGATAAAGTACAACTCCGCCTCAAAGGGATGAGCTGTGCAGCTTGCGCCGCAGCTATAGAAAAGGCTTTAAATCGTTTGGATGGGGTCTATGATGCATCGGTAAACTTCGCTGCAGAAAAAGCTACGGTTGAATACGACTCTTCTATGGTCAGCGTAAGGGATATGATAAAAGCCGTAGAAGATGTTGGGTACGAAGCCGAACGAGCCGATGAGGTTTCGTCGGATAGAGAGCAGGCTGAACGTGAGAAAGAGATACGTGGCAGAAAGCGTATGCTGATACTTTCCGTAATATTGAGCGCTCCTTTGGTCTTAAATATGATACTTGAGGCTTTTAATATACATGTGCCATTGTTTATGAACCCATGGTTTCAATTCATATTGGCCACGCCTGTACAGTTTATTGTAGGTGCCACCTATTATAAGGGTGCATATCACGCCTTGAAGGGACGCAGCGCCAATATGGATGTATTAGTAGCTATGGGTACTACCGTCGCTTATGTGTATAGCATATTTACGGGCTTTTTCATCGGTGGAGATATGTACTTCGAGGCCTCGGCCGTTATAATAACCTTAATTACGTTAGGCAAACTGCTGGAAGCCTTAGCTAAAGGCAGAACATCGGAAGCCATAAAGAAGCTAATAGGCCTACAGGCTAAGACCGCCCGCGTCATACGCGATGGTCAAGAGATGGATATACCGGTGGAAGACGTGGAGGTAGGCGATGTAATCGTGGTTAGGCCAGGCGAGAAGGTGCCGGTGGATGGCGTAATCATAGAGGGGAATTCATCTTTGGATGAATCGATGCTAACTGGTGAGAGCATGCCTGTGGATAAAAAAGCCGGCGATGAGGTGATAGGTGCTACCATCAATAAATATGGTACTTTTAAATTTAGAGCCACAAAAGTGGGCAGGGACACGGTTTTGGCTCAAATAATAAAGATGGTGGAAGAGGCTCAGGGCTCAAAGGCGCCTATACAGCGCCTTGCCGATCAGATATCGGGCATATTCGTACCCACGGTATTGGTTATAGCCATAGTCACTTTCGTACTTTGGCTCATATTCGGCGACGGAACTTTGGCCACAGCGCTTATACCTGCTATATCCGTTCTTATAATAGCCTGCCCATGCGCGCTGGGCTTGGCTACGCCGACATCTATCATGGTAGGCACAGGCAAAGGTGCTGAAAACGGTATACTGATAAAAGGCGGCGAACATTTGGAACGAGCTCATAATATCAACGCTGTTATATTGGATAAAACGGGGACTATAACAAAAGGACAACCTGAGGTAACCGATGTATTACCTCTAAACGGTCGGGATGATGATTTATTGCGCATAGCGGCTATAGCAGAAAAAGCATCTGAACATCCATTGGGAGTGGCTATATTAGAAAAAGCGAAAGAGTTAGGAATGGATTTGCCCGATGCCGAACGTTTCGAGGCTATCCCAGGCTATGGCGTTGAAGCGGTCATAGATGGTAAAACATACTATGTCGGCAACCGCAAGTTGATGAGAGAGAAAAATATCGATATACAAAATGCCGAGGATGAGCTGATATCGTTGGAAGAAGAGGGCAAGACGGCTATGCTGGTAGCAACCGATCAGAAGCTTTTAGGTATAGTGGCTGTGGCCGATACAGTAAAGGAGCATTCTAAAGAAGCTATAGAAGAATTACAAAAGATGAGTATAGATGTATATATGATAACCGGCGATAATGAACGCACGGCCAAAGCCATAGCGCGACAGGTGGGCATAAGTAATGTTATGGCTGAAGTGCTTCCCGAACACAAAGCCGAGCAGGTGCTCAAGCTTAAAGAGCAAGGCAAGTTTGTAGCTATGGTGGGCGACGGTATAAACGATGCTCCGGCGTTGGCTGCTGCCGATGTCGGTATTGCCATAGGTACTGGGACCGACGTGGCTATGGAAGCAGCGGACATAACGCTTATACGCGGTGATCTGCGCGGCATACCGGTGGCTATAAAGCTCTCGCGAGCTACTATGCGCAATATAAAGCAGAATCTATTCTGGGCATTTATATACAATACGATCGGTATACCGTTTGCCGCTTTCGGACTGTTGAGTCCTATCATTGCAGGAGCTGCCATGGCATTTAGCTCGGTATCGGTGGTAACTAATGCGTTGCGCCTGAGAAGGTTTAAGGCTGAATATTAA
- the nuoE gene encoding NADH-quinone oxidoreductase subunit NuoE: MAIEVKRELEEKFQELKTVIDRYKNMEGPLMPIMHKAQEIFGYLPLEVQNFIAEELDIPLTDVYGVATFYSHFTLQPQGKYTINICLGTACYVKGAQKVLDKLKEELKINEGETTPDGKFTIDATRCLGACGLAPVMMINGEVYGRLVPDDVPKILKRYMND; this comes from the coding sequence ATGGCGATAGAAGTTAAAAGAGAACTAGAAGAGAAATTTCAGGAATTAAAGACGGTGATAGATAGATATAAGAATATGGAAGGCCCTCTTATGCCGATAATGCATAAGGCACAGGAGATATTCGGTTACTTGCCGCTTGAGGTGCAGAACTTCATAGCCGAAGAACTGGATATACCCCTCACTGATGTATACGGTGTGGCCACCTTTTACTCTCATTTTACGCTGCAGCCACAAGGCAAGTACACTATAAACATATGCCTTGGTACGGCCTGCTATGTTAAAGGTGCGCAGAAAGTGCTGGATAAGCTAAAAGAAGAATTAAAAATAAATGAAGGGGAAACTACGCCGGACGGCAAATTCACAATAGATGCCACAAGATGCCTGGGAGCATGCGGATTGGCGCCGGTAATGATGATAAACGGCGAGGTATATGGTCGTCTGGTGCCTGATGATGTACCGAAAATACTCAAGCGTTATATGAATGATTAA
- a CDS encoding ATP-binding protein, translating to MKELSQHILDLIQNSISAGASLIKVSIVRDGDMLSIEVDDNGCGMDADAVAKAVDPFFTHRSTRPVGLGLSLLAATAQRCDGHIEVHSEPGKGTSVVAVMHYDHIDRPPMGDIAGTMIAMIAGNPNIDFVYRYDIDGDAVVIDTRQVKEALGEIPINHPDVIRWLMQHIVEGSAVE from the coding sequence ATGAAGGAATTATCCCAGCATATATTGGACTTAATACAGAATTCCATATCGGCTGGAGCGTCGCTCATAAAAGTGAGCATTGTGCGCGACGGAGATATGTTGAGCATAGAAGTTGATGACAATGGATGTGGAATGGATGCCGATGCGGTTGCAAAGGCCGTTGATCCGTTCTTTACGCACCGCAGCACACGTCCTGTAGGATTGGGCCTTTCGCTGTTGGCAGCTACGGCTCAAAGATGCGATGGGCATATCGAGGTCCATTCTGAACCGGGCAAAGGGACATCTGTAGTAGCTGTTATGCATTATGATCATATAGATCGCCCTCCTATGGGTGATATCGCCGGCACTATGATAGCTATGATAGCCGGTAATCCGAACATCGATTTTGTATATCGATATGATATAGATGGCGATGCAGTTGTAATTGATACGCGTCAAGTAAAGGAAGCGTTGGGAGAGATACCTATAAATCATCCCGATGTAATAAGATGGTTGATGCAGCACATAGTTGAAGGGAGTGCAGTTGAATGA
- a CDS encoding [Fe-Fe] hydrogenase large subunit C-terminal domain-containing protein, with protein sequence MDNNYFHSVTLNKEKCRGCTNCIKRCPTEAIRVRAGKANITAERCIDCGECIRVCPYHAKLAVTDPVDVISKYKYTIALTAPTLYGQFKRIEDALAVDDALKALGFDDVFEVAKAADIAAHFIKQRIESADIPRPIISSSCPVIVRLIQVRFPSLIEHMVDVWSPMEIAGYIAKQRAIETTGYDPDDIGAFFITPCPAKMTAIRHPIERRTSSVDGAIAISDIFGHIVAEVGGISSSRGAIEASSFGLGWANSGGESLSIGADNSLAVDGIQNVIKVLEEIEDDKMNDLDFFEGLSCPGGCVGGPLTVENGFVARNRIRKWAKSLSGQLYMTSLPRAPYFEQPILPNPAMKLDDDINAAMEKMQRIEIITDELPGLDCGSCGSPSCRALAEDIVQGKASIMDCVFKLRERVKELAKQVIDLSNIMPTGKHDEED encoded by the coding sequence ATGGATAATAATTATTTCCACTCCGTTACATTGAATAAGGAAAAATGTCGAGGTTGCACCAATTGTATAAAGCGCTGTCCTACGGAGGCTATAAGGGTCCGAGCGGGAAAGGCCAATATAACAGCTGAAAGATGCATAGACTGCGGCGAATGTATTCGCGTATGCCCATATCATGCCAAGTTGGCGGTTACCGACCCCGTCGATGTGATAAGCAAGTATAAGTATACGATAGCATTGACAGCGCCAACGCTTTACGGCCAATTCAAGCGCATAGAGGATGCTTTAGCTGTCGACGATGCACTCAAGGCTTTAGGCTTCGATGACGTTTTTGAAGTGGCTAAGGCTGCGGATATAGCCGCACATTTTATAAAGCAGCGTATTGAGAGCGCTGATATACCTCGACCTATTATATCTTCTTCGTGTCCGGTCATAGTACGCCTCATACAGGTACGTTTCCCATCGCTTATAGAACATATGGTGGATGTATGGTCTCCTATGGAGATAGCCGGCTATATAGCGAAACAGCGCGCTATAGAAACAACAGGTTATGACCCGGATGATATAGGTGCTTTTTTTATAACGCCGTGCCCTGCGAAGATGACAGCCATACGCCATCCTATAGAAAGGCGTACTTCTTCGGTGGATGGTGCTATAGCGATATCTGATATATTCGGCCATATCGTGGCTGAAGTGGGAGGCATTTCATCCTCGCGAGGCGCGATAGAGGCATCTAGCTTTGGACTGGGCTGGGCTAATTCGGGCGGCGAGAGCCTTTCAATAGGCGCTGACAATTCGCTGGCAGTCGATGGTATACAAAACGTGATAAAGGTATTAGAAGAAATTGAAGATGATAAAATGAACGATTTGGATTTTTTTGAGGGCTTGTCCTGTCCTGGAGGATGTGTTGGAGGTCCTCTGACCGTTGAGAACGGTTTTGTAGCACGCAATCGTATAAGGAAGTGGGCCAAATCTCTATCCGGGCAATTGTATATGACGAGTTTACCTCGAGCACCGTATTTTGAGCAGCCTATACTGCCCAATCCGGCTATGAAACTGGATGATGATATAAACGCCGCGATGGAAAAAATGCAGCGTATAGAGATTATAACCGATGAATTACCCGGCTTGGATTGCGGCTCATGCGGCTCGCCAAGCTGTAGAGCATTGGCCGAGGATATTGTTCAAGGCAAGGCGTCTATAATGGATTGCGTGTTCAAGCTGAGGGAACGAGTAAAAGAGCTGGCAAAACAGGTTATAGATCTCTCGAATATTATGCCCACTGGAAAACATGACGAGGAGGATTAA